The genomic region GGCCAGCTTGATGGCGTCGAAATCCTTGATATGCCGCCTCAGGATGCCTTCGACACGGTCGGCAAAAGCCTCACGCATGGTGTCGGACCAGGTGCCGTCGGTGGCGATCTGCCCCGCAGCATCGCCCTTGACCATCCGCGGGGCATCGGGGATCTGCAGCCACAGGATCGCCTTGCCATCCGGGCAACGGCTGGGGTCAAGCCGGTGCGGCTGACCCACACAGATCGTCGGGGTCGCGGGAAGCATCCCCCGCTCTGCCTCATTCGCGGATTTCGAGACACTGTCGATCCCGTCCGCCAGATGGATCAACGCCACGTCATCCAGCCCGGGCGACAGCCATTCCGGGGGGCGGTCCAGCGCATAATGCAGCTGGAAGTTGCCGCGCCCGTGGCGGAAGGCCTTGGCCGCCGCCTGATCCTGCGGCAGGTTCACGTCGCGCAGAAGCCGACCCTGCAACTGCCCCGGCGCGACGGATGCGAGGACGGAGGGCGCAAGGATCTCCTCGCCCGAAGTCAGCGCCACGCCCCGCACCCGGCCATCGGTCACCAGAATCCGGTCCACATCCGCGCCGCAGCGGATTTCGCCGCCCTTTTCCTCGATCAGCGCACGGAACGCCGCCACTGCCCGGCCCGATCCGCCCTTGACGACCGGCGCCCCCGCAGCCTCCAGCGCGAAGGCGATGACCTTACCCATCTGCCCGGAATAGGTGCTTTCCGGGGTCAGCCCGCAATGCAGCACCCAAGGCGCGTAAAGGGCCTGCACCAATGGGCTTTGATACCCCGTCTCCAGCCACCCCCGTGCCGGAACCAGCCCCGTGCCGAACCATGCGGCAAGCCCGCGCAAGCCACGCTTGCGCACCTGCCCCCACATGAGCTTCGCCGTCGCCCATGACCACAGCGACCCACCAAGAAGCGCGAACAGAAACGGCGCATCCGCCTCGATACCGCCGACATCGGCTGCATGACGGTCACCGTCGCCGGTGGCCAGCGCGTTGAAGGCGGCGATGTTTGTGGCCCGGTCGGTCGTCA from Tabrizicola piscis harbors:
- a CDS encoding phytoene desaturase family protein — translated: MRPDHVIIGSGINALVAGAMLALKGRRVLLLERESIPGGCLRTGEITVPGFQHDVMAATWVLFMTSPAGAALGPHLARHGFDYCHTPHPTAVIRPNGEALVLTTDRATNIAAFNALATGDGDRHAADVGGIEADAPFLFALLGGSLWSWATAKLMWGQVRKRGLRGLAAWFGTGLVPARGWLETGYQSPLVQALYAPWVLHCGLTPESTYSGQMGKVIAFALEAAGAPVVKGGSGRAVAAFRALIEEKGGEIRCGADVDRILVTDGRVRGVALTSGEEILAPSVLASVAPGQLQGRLLRDVNLPQDQAAAKAFRHGRGNFQLHYALDRPPEWLSPGLDDVALIHLADGIDSVSKSANEAERGMLPATPTICVGQPHRLDPSRCPDGKAILWLQIPDAPRMVKGDAAGQIATDGTWSDTMREAFADRVEGILRRHIKDFDAIKLARRAYSPADLERMNINLVGGDPYGGLCSIDQFFIFRPYAHSTNGVGLVRGLIHIGASTHPGPGLGGGSGFLAAKRLGA